The genomic window TATCATCACTGaaagatctgttgtcttgaatgtacagtgacattttcttccatatattccctcactgtcttattttacttttcattttatcctcaaagAGGCTTTAGAAAAGTCATGTAGGGAACATAGGGGATTCCTACATATGCAATGCCTCCCTCTTTTCCCCTGttccctattaatagcattttacatacagatggtacatttgttttgactgatgtacaaatattgaagtattgttaCTAACTTTGgtcaatttttaacattttgatttacattttggacaatatacttttataattttgatgagatttaaAATGGTCCCATTATTGTAAGATCTTACAAAAAAATTCTAATACCCTAAAAATGGCCtaagttccatctattctattcttccctcccctacccctcaggacctatggtaaccacaaagtttcaatatttgaagaataagattcatagttatttgcaataatactgagggcttgaagTTTTGGGCTGTTTTCTTTTcataggcactgcctatgttctcaggAGACTCTTggccctctatttgagaacctggcaggattccccaggatagaagtttgatattttcttatttattgtgtggttctccacCTACTGAAATAACACTCAttggcaagatgaacacttacatattccatagaagaaTGCCTCAGGCGCACCTTGTCCTATATGTGCCCCCCGCCCACATATTCAATACCAACACCAGTAATTCtctgtcatatttgccaaaaaaacattccaacattgtagttttaatcccTAGAGTTCACCTGTTCTTTCCCTGACCCACCCCCCAGTTCCACTGATAGTCACACAACCCCTCCACCTTACCACCCTCATAGACTAGCATCGCCAAATCAAGTATTTCTCTGGTACGTATGCTTTTGACCTCACTTTTTGAACAAACCTTTTTGCATCTCATTTTTCCCTGTTAAAGTACAAGTTTTCCTTTTGTAAATGTAGTGTTAAACACAAAGTGTattctaggaaaataaatatctttccattcttctctgtACATGTGAAggcttatattaaaattttatactaTACTTTTGGTACTTTCTGTCTCTTAGAAATCACaaaatttttccctttaatgAATTAAACTATCACTATATTCAGTATATGTAGTCTATCTGTAAATGTCCGATGAGCACATCTTGATGCTAAATATGTGTCACTGGAATGTCACAGGCTATAAAATCCCAGGACATGAAGtctgataaaaatgaaattacttcCTGAATTTACCTCCTACTAGCATTAATTAACTCCTCTGAACTTCAATTTAGCTCTTTCTAAAGATTAAATTAACACCTTTTGTAAATTAAGACATATGAGAAAATATAGATCTCTAGTTATTTCCTAAGTGGTGGCTGTTTTAATCATTCTTATTGCAATGCCAACAGAAACACTATTAATATTACTTCATGATAGAGAGCGCATCTTGAATATCAAGGCCACTGTCCCAAGAAggtttttccttcctgttttttgttgaaatgaaaaacaaagctcCTGAAAAAGTGCCAGGAGACAAATGGTTCTTAAAATCTGTAATTGGATTGGGCAATATACACATTTGCTCAATtcagaaattttattaaaatgaaaaatttaattatgataattttgattttgttttgttttattaaggCTTGATTAGATAtgaagtcattttttttcctgaaaatgtcTTTTATTCTCTTATTGAACAATTTAATTATGATAATGCTTCCTTGTGGGAAGGAAAGGAATTTAAAGATAAGGATACATCATAAGGAATAGTGACTATCAtggatattttattcttctacatCAGTAAATTTCACTGTTTCTTTAAGGACAACACAATTTTCTTGATTGAGTCTTTGACAGCTTGTTTGACTTGCTTGTTCCTCAGGGTGTAAATGAAGGGGTTCAGCATAGGAGCAATGGACGTAGTTAACACTGTTACACCCTTATTAACAGTCACTGAATCCTTTGATGAAGGTTTAACATAGATGAAGATACAGCTGCCATAGGTGATGGAGACCACGATCATGTGGGAAGAACAGGTAGAAAATGCCTTTTTCCTTTGCTGGGCAGAAGGGAATTGTAGAATGGTCTTGATGATGTATATGTAGGATAGAAGTACACATATAAGGGTCATGATAAAGGCCAGCACAGCACAGATTATGACCATCTGCTCTATGAGCCATGTATCTGAGCATGAAATCTTTAGGAGGGGGTATACATCACAGACAAAATGGTTAATGATATTGGAGTCACAGAATTCCAGATTTAGGCCCATGCTGAGTGGTGGGAGTAGAATCAACAATCCAGCTGTCCAGCAACAAAGGACAAGTCTTCTACAGACATTTTTGTTCATGATGGTCACGTAATGTAGGGGTTTGCAGATGgctacatagcggtcataggacatggTGGCCAGGAGGAAAAATTCTGTAACAGCAAAGAGGTCTGTAAAAAAAATTTGTATGGCACAACCATCATATGTGATTGTCTTGTCACCTGTTGATATGTTATACAAGTATCTGGGTATACAAGCAGATGTAAAAGAGATTtctaaaaaggagaaattttgaaggaaaaagtacatggcCGTTTTAAGGTTTGAATCCAAGAAGGTGAGGGAGATGATTGTCAGGTTGCCAGTTAAACTCAGTATGTAGGTGAGaaatagaaagatgaaaataagaacCTTCAATTGTGGGTTATTAGTCAGTCCCAGCAGGATAAATGTTGTTATTGTTTGGTTTCTCATCACTGAATCCTGAATTCTATTCAATCTTCCTTTACaattcagaaagagaagagaggtgtTAATATCACTTTTCAACAATTAATGGCTCAACAATTCAGCCAGCCAGCCATATTCATGCAAGTTTTATATTTGGTTATAAGCAACTAAAAGCATAGTTTCCACAGGTGTGTGCTTTGGAAATATCATGGTATATTTTATAACAAATCTGATTATTTTACCCATGTCACACTCCAGTGTTTTAGGAATTCTTAttgtgtaccacattttattactaattgatattttatttacCTGCACGTGATATGGGAATTATCCTTATGGTTATTTTGGACTGCTAACTGCAATGGAAACTTAAAGCCAAATCTTAATCTTCTTCAAATTTTTTGTCTTTCACTGTAGTTTGTTCAATAATAAAttgcaaatatatgaaaaataataatagttgtcACTAGATATTTTTCATAATCATTGCCTTTGATTATGGTTTTACCattattacaattttaaaaatttgtgttttatcCTTTAGCAACTTTCTATtcactctttcttctctctcctcacGCAATTCTGTCTAAAGTTATGTTATTGTCAATGTTGTGGTGAACACAGTGTTAGTTTTGATAAGCATTTTATTTGATAAAATGTTTAAGGTGTATTGTATGTGATATTCATAATGTTAtatagtataatcacaatgttttatattttccatcTGTTAATAACATTGAAAACATGCCCCA from Dasypus novemcinctus isolate mDasNov1 chromosome 12, mDasNov1.1.hap2, whole genome shotgun sequence includes these protein-coding regions:
- the LOC101446753 gene encoding olfactory receptor 6C2-like, giving the protein MRNQTITTFILLGLTNNPQLKVLIFIFLFLTYILSLTGNLTIISLTFLDSNLKTAMYFFLQNFSFLEISFTSACIPRYLYNISTGDKTITYDGCAIQIFFTDLFAVTEFFLLATMSYDRYVAICKPLHYVTIMNKNVCRRLVLCCWTAGLLILLPPLSMGLNLEFCDSNIINHFVCDVYPLLKISCSDTWLIEQMVIICAVLAFIMTLICVLLSYIYIIKTILQFPSAQQRKKAFSTCSSHMIVVSITYGSCIFIYVKPSSKDSVTVNKGVTVLTTSIAPMLNPFIYTLRNKQVKQAVKDSIKKIVLSLKKQ